Sequence from the Bacteroidales bacterium genome:
GACAACAACCCCACCTGCCCTTCAAATAATTGTATGATTTCCAGTAAAGATATCTCGGCCGGATTACGGGATAGGAAATATCCTCCGTTTTTTCCCAGACGACTACCCACTATTCCTTCTTTCCGCAACTCCAGGAAAAGATTTTCCAGATAGCGTTGAGGTATCTGTTCTTTTTTTGCGATCTCGCTGATCTGTACAACACCATCCCTCCCTTCCATGACTAAACGCGTAAGTGCCAGTATAGAA
This genomic interval carries:
- a CDS encoding Rrf2 family transcriptional regulator, coding for MILSRKTNYSILALTRLVMEGRDGVVQISEIAKKEQIPQRYLENLFLELRKEGIVGSRLGKNGGYFLSRNPAEISLLEIIQLFEGQVGLLSCVSEKSYRPCGFCRDEETCRTKMVFREIRDFTIHRLKNATLDMLVGDDHKALEN